A window of Nocardioidaceae bacterium genomic DNA:
CGTGCCGGGTGGCGGCGTCGAGCAGGGCGCCGGCAGCGTCGGGCTGACGCGGGTCGCGCTGCTCCACGACGACCCGTACGCCGCTCTCCCGCACGAGGGACTCACCGGCCGCGCGGCCGGTCCCGTCGCCGAGGTCGAAGACGACGAGGTCCTCCTCACGGCGGCGGGCCTCCTCCGCGCCGGCGTGCAGCGCGGCGGTGCTCTCCCTGGTCGGGAGGTGGGCGACGAGGACGGTCATGGTGACTCCGATCGGTTCAGAGGAGTGGTGCAGAGGTGGGGCGGCCGGGGTGGGCCGGGTGGACCGGGGTGAGGTCAGACGTCGACGGACGCGCGGCTGCGGAGGCTCTGGGCGGCCTTGACCAGCACCAGCAGCAGGAGCACGGCGTACAGCACGAGCGGGATCGGCCCGCCCACGAAGACGCCGTAGTCGCCGTTGGAGCTCAGCAACGCCTCGCGCATGCTGGACTCGGCCAGCGGGCCGAGCACCATGCCGATGAGCGCGGGCGCCACCGGCACGTCGTAGCGCCGCATCACGAAGCCGAGCACCCCGAGCACGAGGAACGCGAACAGGTCGAAGGTCGACTGGGCGGTGGCATAGATGCCGAGGCCGCAGAAGACGACGATCCCGCCGTAGATGTACGGCGCCGGGATCAGCAGCAGCCGCGACCACAGGTGCGCGAACGGCAGGTTGATCACCAGTAGCACGACCATCGCGAGGAAGAAGCTGGCCAGCAGCGACCAGACCAGGTCGGCGGAGTTGTCGAAGAGCAGCGGGCCCGGCTGCAGGCCGTACTGCCGGAACGCGCCCAGCATGATCGCGGCGGTCGCGGAGACGGGCAGCCCGAGGGCGAGCAGCGCGGCCATCGCCATCCCCGTGGTCGCGTTGCCCGCCGCCTCCGGGGCGGCCAGGCCGCGCAGGGCGCCGGTGCCGAACTTCGGCGACCCGGACCGGCGGTCCAGGCGGCGCTCCACGTCGTACGCCATGAACGTGGGGACGTCGGCCCCGCCGACGGGGATGACACCGAAGGGCAGGCCGATCGCGGTGCCGCGGGCGATGGCCGGCGCTGCCTCCTTCACCTCGGCGAGCGAGAGGTGGGCCCGCTCGCCCTTGGTCCCGAGCTGGGGCGGGCGTGCCTCGCGCGCGAACCGGGTGGCGACCTTCAGCACCTCGCCGAGGGCCAGCAGCGCGACGGCGACCACGACGAGCGAGACGCCGTCGAAGAGCTGCGGGGAGCCGAAGGTGAACCGGTCCGCCCCGGAGAAGGCGTCGACGCCGACGGTGGCGAAGGACAGCCCCAGCACGAGGGAGGCAAGCCCCTTGACCACGGACTCCGCGACCACCGAGGAGATGGCGATGAACGCAAGGAGCGAGAGCGCGAAGTACTCAGCCGGCCCGAACGCGGTCGACCAGTCGGCCAGCGTCGGGGCGAGGAAGACCACCACGACCGAGGCGCTCATGCCTCCGACGAAGGCACCGATGGCGGCGACCGCGAGGGCCTGGGGTGCCCGTCCGGCCTTGGCCATCGCATGACCCTCGAAGGTCGAGGCGATCGCCGAGGCCTGCCCCGGGGTGTTCATCAGGATGCCCATGGTCGAGTCGCCGAAGAGGCCGCCGAAGTAGACGCCCGCGAAGAGGATGAAGGCCGCGGTCGGGTCGAGCGCGAAGGTCATCGGCAGCAGCAGCGCCACGGCCATCGACGAGCCCAGGCCCGGAAGGACGCCGACGGCGGTGCCGATGAGGCACCCGACGACGACCCACAGCAGGTTCATCGGGGTGAAGGCGCCGGCGAAACCGCCGAGCAGCAGGTCGAGCTGATCCATCACAGACCTCCCAGGATCCCGGACGGCAGGGGCAGGCCGAGGCCCGCTCCGAAGACGAGGTAGACCGCGCTGGACAGGACCAGGCCGAGCCCGAGGTCGTACGCGGGGCGGACACTGCGGAAGGCGCGGGTGACGCACCAGAAGAGCAGGGCGGCGCCGATGACCCAGCCGAGCAGGTCGAGCAGCGAGGCGAAGGCCGCGAAGCCGCCGGCGATCCAGGCGAAGGCGGTCCAGTCGCTGTACGTGCGGTGCTCACCGCGGTCGGCCGCGTCCGGTGCGCGCAGGTAGTGCACGACCAGCAGGGCGCTGAGCACGTAGCCGGCGACGGCGAGGATGGTCGGGAAGAAGCGTGGGCCGGGGAAGTCGGCGTCCTCGGGCACCTCCATCTGCACCAGGCCGACCACCAGCAGCGTGCTGACCAGCGCCACGATTGCCGGCACGATCAGCGCGCCGTGGCCGCGGGGGAGGGTGGCGCGCGGGTCCCGGGGGTCCCGGGCGTCGGCCCGGGTGCGCGGGGCGGCTACGTGCATCACAGTCCCAGCTCCTCGTACAGGTCGGCGACGCGCTGCTGCTCGTCGCGGGCGAAGCGGCGCAGCTCGGCGCCTTCGAGCCAGACAGTGCTCCACTGGTTGCGGCGCACCGCGTCCTTCCACTCAGGGGTCTCGACGATGTCGGCGTACACCGCACGGATCTCGCGCACCTGGGCATCGGTGACCCCCGGCGGGGCGTAGACCGCGCGCCAGTTCGACAGGGTCACGTCGTGGCCCTGCTCGCGCAGCGTCGGGATGTCGACACCGTCGAGCCGGTCCTCGGCCACCAGCCCGAGCGCCCTCAGTCGCCCCGACGCGATCTGGTCGTCGACGTCGGGGAAGCCCGACGTCGCGGCGGCGGCGGTCCCGGTCACCAGCGACTGGGCGACCTCGCCACCCCCGGACGCGGGGATGTAGTTGACCTCGGTGGGGTCCAGCCCCGCGGAGATCGCGAGCTCGGCCATCACGAGCTGGTCGAAGCTGCCCCCGCCGGTGAAGGGCACGGCACCGGGCTCGGCGGTCCATGCCTCGATGAGGTCCTCCAGGGTGCGGAGCGACGAGTCGGCGGGCACGACGACCACGTCGTACTCCTCGACCACCCGGACCACCGGGGTGACGTCGTCCATCGTGACCCCGGTGTCGAGCTGCTCGACCCCGGCCACCAGGCCCGTGCCGCCGACCATGACGGTGCCGGCCTCGCCGGAGCGGCGCGCGAGGTTCGTGAGCCCGATCGTGCCGGCGGCGCCGGGCACGTTGAGCACCTGCACGTTGGTGCCGATGCCGTTCTCACGCATGGCGTTCTGGCTCTCACGCATGAAGGTGTCCCAGCCGCCGCCCGCGGACGCCGGTGCGATGAGTGTCGCCTTCGTCCGCAGGCCCGTCGAGACGCCGGCGCTCTGGGCCGAGGTGGCGACGGCTGCTGCGACGACGCCTGCGGCGACCACCGCGCCGGTGGCGCGGGCGAGGCGGACGCGGCCGCTGCGCGTGCCCGTGGCTCGCTCGCTGGTCGGATCGGTCATGGTCCCTCCCGGGTCCGTACGTCTGTGTCTGCGGCCACATGACGGCCGTCACATCGCGCTGAACGTACGAACGGGAGCGGTCCGGCGGGAACCTTGCGGTGGTACTGGTCGTAATGGAACTTGTGGTCACGCCCCACGAGGTGTCCTGTGAGGTCGGGCACAATGGACCGATGCCGCGCAGGGTCCCGCTCCGCACGCAGCTGCTGTGGCTGCAGGTCCTCATCGTGACCACGGCGGTCGTCCTGGTCGGGGTCGTCGCGACGATGCTGCAGGCCCAACAGATCCGCGACTCCTACGAGCAGCAGATGGCAGGCGTCGCCCGCAGCGTCGCGACGTTGCCCTCGGTGGTCGCGGCCTACGACGACGCCGACCCCGCGGCGACGATTCAGCCGATCGCGGAGCTGATCCGGCAGGCCTCCGGCGTCACCTACGTCGTGCTCACCGACGACCGCGGCATCCGCTACTCCCACCCCGAGCCGGACCGCATCGGCGAGCGCGTCTCCACCGACCCCTCCGCGGTGCTGGCCGGGGCCACGTTCGTCGGCACCGAGACCGGCACGCTGGGGGAGAGCTGGCGGGTGAAGCTGCCGGTCCGGGACGAGGACGGCGCGGTGATCGGCACCGCCTCGGTCGGCATCCTGGAGAGCGAGCTGCAGGCGGCGCTGCTGGAGGACCTGCCCTGGCTGGTGCTGTGGCTCGTCGGCGCAGCCCTGCTCGGGGTGCTCGGCGCGGCGTGGGTCTCCCGGCTGGTCTGGCGGCGCATCCACCGCCTCGAGCCCGAGCAGATCGCCGCGCTCCTCGAGGTCCGCGAGGCGATGCTGCACGGCATCGGCGAGGGGGTCCTCGCGGTCGACGAGCGGGACAGGGTCAGCATGGTCAACGACCAGGCGGCCGACCTGCTGGGTCTCACGTCCGACCCCGAGGGCCTGGTCGCGCGGCCTGCGGCCGAGGTGCTCGAGCCGAGCCTGCTGGCACTCCTGAACGCGGAGGCGGCCACCAGCGAGCGGATGCTCCTGGTGGGCGAGCGCGTGCTGCTGGGCCGGCGCACCGAGGCCCGGGTCGACGGGGAGCGTGTCGGCACCGTGCTCGTGCTGCGCGACCGCACCGAGCTGGAGCGCACGATGCGTGAGCTCGACGGCGCTCGCGACACCACGCAGGCCCTGCGGGCCCAGGCCCACGAGTTCTCCAACCGCATGCACGTCGTCTCCGGCCTCATCGAGATGGGGCGTACGGACGACGCGGTCGACTTCATCGCTCGCGCCGGGCACGGTGGCGCGGTGTCGGGAGGGATGCGGACGCCGGGCATCCTCGCCCCCGACGTCGCGGCCCTGCTGATGGCGAAGACCGCGAGCAGCGAGGAACGTGGCATCACCCTCGCGGTCGACCCGACCTCCTCCGTCGCCGGTCCCGACGGCGCCGGCGCCGATGGTGAGGCCGAGGACCTGATCACCGTGCTGGGCAACCTCATCGACAACGCCGTGGACGCCTCGCCGGTCGGCGGCACCGTCACGATCTCGCTCCAGCAGGACCACGGGGGCATCCGGCTCGTCGTGGAGGACGAGGGTTCCGGCGTACGCCCTCAGGACCGCGAGCGGATCTTCGAGACCGGCTGGAGCACCAAGGACGACCAGGGGACCCGGGGGATCGGCCTGGCGCTCGCGCGACGGGTCGCCCGCCGCCGCGCCGGCGACGTGACCCTCGGGACGGCAGCCTCCGGCGGGGCGCGCTTCGAGGCGCACCTGGGGACCACGCAGGTCGCCGTGACCGCCGGCGCACCGACACGGGACGAGCACCGGTGACGGCGCCGCGGGTGCTGGTGGTCGACGACGACGTCGCGGTCGCCGGTCTGCACGTCGCGATCGTCGAGGCGCACGGCGGCCTCCGGGTCGTGGGGGTCGCCCACGACGGCGCCACCGCCCTCCGGCTGACCGAGCAGACCTCACCCGACCTCGTGCTGCTGGACATCCACCTGCCCGACACGACAGGTCTCGAGGTCCTGCGGCGGCTGCGTGACCTCGACGGCTCCGTGGACGTCATCGCGATCACGGCCGCCCGCGAGCTCGACACCGTCCGCGCGGCCATGGCCGGAGGGGTCCTGCACTACCTCGTCAAGCCCTTCACGGCCGCTGAGCTGCGCAGCCGCCTGGACGACTACCTCCACCACCGCGCGGAGGTGCAGCGCACCGCGCGCTCGGAGGACGCGGAGCTGGACCAGGTCCAGGTCGACCGGCTCCTGGACGCGCGGCGTCGGCCCCGTGGGCCCAGGGTCGTCGAGGAGACGCTGCCCAAGGGACTCTCCCAGGTCACGATGCGCGCGGTGCGGGGCGCCCTGGAGTCCCACGACGGGTCGGCCTCGGCGCTCGAGATCGGTGAGCGGGTGGGCATCTCGCGTGTCAGTGCGCGCCGCTACCTCGAGCACCTGGTCGTCGAGCAGCTGGCCGAGGTCGCACCGCGCTACGGCGCCGGCCGCCCGGAGAACCGCTACCTCTGGAAGCACTGACCCCCGACGGGAATGACGGCCAGGTCCGACTGGTTCGACCGGTCGACCGACGCGCCGGCCACCCTCGGCTCGAGCGCAGGAGCGATCCCCCAGGAGACCCCATGAACACGACCGACATCCCGCTGCGCCTGGCCACCGGCGCTTTCATCCTCAACAGCGGCCTGAGCAAGCGCGGCCTGCCCGAGGAGGCCGCCGCGGGCATGCAGGGCATGGCCGCCAACGGCGTCCCCGCCGTGAAGAAGATGAGCCCCTCGACCTTCGGGCGCACCCTGAGCACCGGGGAGATCGCTCTCGG
This region includes:
- a CDS encoding tripartite tricarboxylate transporter TctB family protein, whose protein sequence is MMHVAAPRTRADARDPRDPRATLPRGHGALIVPAIVALVSTLLVVGLVQMEVPEDADFPGPRFFPTILAVAGYVLSALLVVHYLRAPDAADRGEHRTYSDWTAFAWIAGGFAAFASLLDLLGWVIGAALLFWCVTRAFRSVRPAYDLGLGLVLSSAVYLVFGAGLGLPLPSGILGGL
- a CDS encoding tripartite tricarboxylate transporter substrate binding protein; this translates as MTDPTSERATGTRSGRVRLARATGAVVAAGVVAAAVATSAQSAGVSTGLRTKATLIAPASAGGGWDTFMRESQNAMRENGIGTNVQVLNVPGAAGTIGLTNLARRSGEAGTVMVGGTGLVAGVEQLDTGVTMDDVTPVVRVVEEYDVVVVPADSSLRTLEDLIEAWTAEPGAVPFTGGGSFDQLVMAELAISAGLDPTEVNYIPASGGGEVAQSLVTGTAAAATSGFPDVDDQIASGRLRALGLVAEDRLDGVDIPTLREQGHDVTLSNWRAVYAPPGVTDAQVREIRAVYADIVETPEWKDAVRRNQWSTVWLEGAELRRFARDEQQRVADLYEELGL
- a CDS encoding sensor histidine kinase, which translates into the protein MPRRVPLRTQLLWLQVLIVTTAVVLVGVVATMLQAQQIRDSYEQQMAGVARSVATLPSVVAAYDDADPAATIQPIAELIRQASGVTYVVLTDDRGIRYSHPEPDRIGERVSTDPSAVLAGATFVGTETGTLGESWRVKLPVRDEDGAVIGTASVGILESELQAALLEDLPWLVLWLVGAALLGVLGAAWVSRLVWRRIHRLEPEQIAALLEVREAMLHGIGEGVLAVDERDRVSMVNDQAADLLGLTSDPEGLVARPAAEVLEPSLLALLNAEAATSERMLLVGERVLLGRRTEARVDGERVGTVLVLRDRTELERTMRELDGARDTTQALRAQAHEFSNRMHVVSGLIEMGRTDDAVDFIARAGHGGAVSGGMRTPGILAPDVAALLMAKTASSEERGITLAVDPTSSVAGPDGAGADGEAEDLITVLGNLIDNAVDASPVGGTVTISLQQDHGGIRLVVEDEGSGVRPQDRERIFETGWSTKDDQGTRGIGLALARRVARRRAGDVTLGTAASGGARFEAHLGTTQVAVTAGAPTRDEHR
- a CDS encoding universal stress protein, coding for MTVLVAHLPTRESTAALHAGAEEARRREEDLVVFDLGDGTGRAAGESLVRESGVRVVVEQRDPRQPDAAGALLDAATRHDASVIVIGVRHRSPTGKLLFGSLAQQILLDATMPVLAVKP
- a CDS encoding response regulator; its protein translation is MTAPRVLVVDDDVAVAGLHVAIVEAHGGLRVVGVAHDGATALRLTEQTSPDLVLLDIHLPDTTGLEVLRRLRDLDGSVDVIAITAARELDTVRAAMAGGVLHYLVKPFTAAELRSRLDDYLHHRAEVQRTARSEDAELDQVQVDRLLDARRRPRGPRVVEETLPKGLSQVTMRAVRGALESHDGSASALEIGERVGISRVSARRYLEHLVVEQLAEVAPRYGAGRPENRYLWKH
- a CDS encoding tripartite tricarboxylate transporter permease, yielding MDQLDLLLGGFAGAFTPMNLLWVVVGCLIGTAVGVLPGLGSSMAVALLLPMTFALDPTAAFILFAGVYFGGLFGDSTMGILMNTPGQASAIASTFEGHAMAKAGRAPQALAVAAIGAFVGGMSASVVVVFLAPTLADWSTAFGPAEYFALSLLAFIAISSVVAESVVKGLASLVLGLSFATVGVDAFSGADRFTFGSPQLFDGVSLVVVAVALLALGEVLKVATRFAREARPPQLGTKGERAHLSLAEVKEAAPAIARGTAIGLPFGVIPVGGADVPTFMAYDVERRLDRRSGSPKFGTGALRGLAAPEAAGNATTGMAMAALLALGLPVSATAAIMLGAFRQYGLQPGPLLFDNSADLVWSLLASFFLAMVVLLVINLPFAHLWSRLLLIPAPYIYGGIVVFCGLGIYATAQSTFDLFAFLVLGVLGFVMRRYDVPVAPALIGMVLGPLAESSMREALLSSNGDYGVFVGGPIPLVLYAVLLLLVLVKAAQSLRSRASVDV